The following coding sequences lie in one Micromonospora sp. R77 genomic window:
- a CDS encoding carboxyl transferase domain-containing protein, with protein MFSRVAIVNRGEAAMRLIHAVRELAAETGARIETVALYTDVDRTATFVREADMAYELGPASARPYLDLTRLEQALVATGADAAWVGWGFVAEDPAFAELCEKIGVTFVGPSADAMRQLGDKIGAKLLAEEVGVPVAPWSRGAVETLDAALAAADGIGYPLMLKATAGGGGRGIRVVRDAAELADAYERTSQEAARAFGSGVVFLERLVTGARHVEVQVIADGQGTAWALGVRDCSVQRRNQKVIEESASPVLGPAQTAELKASAERLAVAVGYRGAATVEFLYHPGDRLFAFLEVNTRLQVEHPITESTTGFDLVKAQLHVASGGRLEGEPPVERGHAVEARLNAEDPDRDFAPSPGRIARLDLPAGPGIRVDTGVSEGDTIPADFDSMIAKIIAYGRDRDEALGRLRRAMANTTVIIEGGATNKSFVLDLLDQPEVIDASADTGWIDRVRGEGRLVSHRHSAIALAAAAIEAYEEEERAERQRLLSTAAGGRPQVQHASGRPLDLKLRGVGYRLRVARVGAHRFRVGVEVGGEVRTADVELDRFDRHTGQIVVNGARHRLSTGTHGPVHLVEVDGVTHRISRDEGGVLRSPMPALVVATPVEVGAEVEAGAPVLVLEAMKMETVLRAPFPARLKECGVSVGSQVEAGAPLLRLEPIGDGTAESAADPAPSVELDLPAVPVDVPAATRSRRGQEDLRGLLLGFDVDPHDDRRVLDDYLVARQAAIEDGHRPLAEEIDLVTVFADLAELSRNRPTGEEGGDGPLHSAREYFHTYLQSLDVERAGLPASFQARLAKALGHYGVTELDRCPDLEAAVFRIFLAQQRASADAAVVAALLRAWLREPAPDGALREPAGLTMERLIAATQVRFPVIADLARGVVFAWFAQPLLRRNRARVYARTRAHLRHLDEQPDAPDRAERVAEMVRSTEPLVRVLGQRLVRHHLDNAVMLEVLTRRYYGNKALTAVRTREVAGCTFVVAERADSSVVSTAVTFDALGGALDGLAALARDEDALDADVYLSWENQPQDHEAMAAALLQVIAAHPLPPQVRRLTTTVAGRAAAVMHHHFTFRPSETGMAEERLIRGLHPYIARRMQLERLHKFDLTRLPSLDEEVYLFQCVARENPSDQRLVAFAQVRDLTPLRERDGRLVALPTIEDAVAACLDSIRSARSQRSSKVRFHTNRIVIYVWPPSDLTRREMEMIAERVRPTTAGAGLEEILFIARQRDHRTGELTKMAVRITFDATGGATLTVGEPPVEPVEPLDDYRLKVLRASSRNTVYPYELTGLLGEFVEHDLDDDHALVPVDRPKGRNSAAIVAGVVTTPTPRHPEGVTRVVLLGDPTKSLGALSEPECRRVIAALDLAERLRVPLEWYALSAGARISMTSGTENMDWVAAALKRIVEFTQDGGEINIVVAGINVGAQPYWNAEATMLMHTKGVLVMTPDSAMVLTGKQSLDFSGGVSAEDNFGIGGYDRVMGPNGQAQYWAPDLPAARDVLMAHYDHTYVAPGEDAPRRATTTDPVDRDVSTFPHTVAGSDFSTVGEIFSATANPDRKKPFDIRTVMRALADQDHPVLERWAGMADAETAVVQDVHLGGIPVCLLGIESRSVPRRGFPPTDGPDTYTAGTLFPRSSKKAARAINAASGNRPLVVLANLSGFDGSPESMRKLQLEYGAEIGRAIVNFRGPIVFCVISRYHGGAFVVFSKALNPGMTVLALEGSYASVLGGAPAAAVVFSGEVDARTAADPRVRDLAARVSAASGADRAALTAELDELRSSVRAEKLGEVAAEFDRVHDIRRAVEVGSVDAVIRAAELRPRIIEAIEARLG; from the coding sequence GTGTTCAGCCGTGTCGCCATCGTCAACCGTGGAGAGGCCGCGATGCGGCTCATCCACGCGGTCCGGGAGCTGGCCGCGGAGACCGGGGCCCGCATCGAGACCGTCGCCCTCTACACCGACGTCGACCGTACCGCCACCTTCGTGCGCGAGGCCGACATGGCGTACGAGCTCGGTCCGGCGTCGGCCCGGCCGTACCTCGACCTGACGAGGCTGGAGCAGGCCCTGGTGGCGACCGGGGCCGACGCCGCGTGGGTCGGCTGGGGCTTCGTCGCCGAGGACCCCGCGTTCGCGGAGCTGTGCGAGAAGATCGGCGTCACCTTCGTCGGGCCGAGCGCGGACGCCATGCGCCAGCTCGGTGACAAGATCGGCGCGAAGCTCCTCGCCGAGGAGGTCGGCGTCCCGGTGGCGCCGTGGAGCCGCGGCGCGGTGGAGACCCTGGACGCGGCCCTGGCGGCGGCGGACGGGATCGGCTACCCGCTGATGCTGAAGGCGACCGCCGGCGGCGGTGGGCGCGGCATCCGGGTGGTCCGCGACGCCGCCGAGCTCGCCGACGCGTACGAGCGGACCAGCCAGGAGGCGGCGCGGGCGTTCGGCAGCGGCGTGGTCTTCCTGGAGCGCCTGGTCACCGGCGCCCGACACGTCGAGGTCCAGGTGATCGCCGACGGCCAGGGCACCGCGTGGGCGCTCGGCGTGCGCGACTGCTCGGTGCAGCGGCGCAACCAGAAGGTGATCGAGGAGTCGGCGTCGCCGGTGCTCGGCCCGGCGCAGACGGCGGAACTCAAGGCGTCCGCGGAGCGGCTCGCCGTCGCGGTCGGCTACCGGGGCGCGGCCACCGTCGAGTTCCTCTACCACCCCGGCGACCGGCTCTTCGCGTTCCTCGAGGTGAACACCCGGCTGCAGGTCGAGCACCCGATCACCGAGTCGACCACCGGGTTCGACCTGGTCAAGGCGCAGCTTCACGTGGCCTCGGGCGGGCGGCTGGAGGGCGAGCCGCCGGTCGAGCGCGGGCACGCCGTCGAGGCCCGGCTGAACGCCGAGGACCCCGACCGGGACTTCGCGCCCTCGCCGGGGCGGATCGCCCGGCTGGACCTGCCCGCCGGGCCGGGCATCCGGGTGGACACCGGCGTCAGCGAGGGGGACACCATCCCCGCCGACTTCGACTCGATGATCGCCAAGATCATCGCGTACGGGCGGGACCGGGACGAGGCACTCGGCCGGCTGCGCCGCGCCATGGCCAACACCACCGTGATCATCGAGGGCGGCGCGACCAACAAGAGCTTCGTGCTCGACCTGCTCGACCAGCCCGAGGTGATCGACGCCAGCGCGGACACCGGCTGGATCGACCGGGTCCGGGGCGAGGGCCGGCTCGTCTCGCACCGGCACTCGGCGATCGCGCTCGCCGCCGCCGCCATCGAGGCGTACGAGGAGGAGGAGCGGGCCGAGCGGCAGCGGCTGCTGTCGACGGCGGCCGGCGGGCGCCCCCAGGTGCAGCACGCCAGCGGCCGGCCGCTGGACCTCAAGCTGCGCGGCGTCGGCTACCGGCTGCGCGTGGCGCGGGTCGGCGCGCACCGGTTCCGGGTCGGCGTCGAGGTGGGCGGCGAGGTGCGTACCGCCGACGTGGAGCTGGACCGGTTCGACCGGCACACCGGGCAGATCGTCGTCAACGGCGCCCGGCACCGCCTGTCCACCGGCACGCACGGCCCGGTCCACCTGGTCGAGGTGGACGGCGTGACGCACCGGATCAGCCGCGACGAGGGCGGCGTGCTCCGCTCCCCCATGCCGGCCCTGGTCGTCGCCACCCCGGTGGAGGTCGGCGCCGAGGTCGAGGCCGGCGCACCGGTGCTGGTGCTGGAGGCCATGAAGATGGAGACGGTGCTGCGGGCACCGTTCCCGGCCCGGCTCAAGGAGTGCGGCGTCTCCGTCGGCAGCCAGGTGGAGGCCGGCGCGCCGCTGCTGCGGCTGGAGCCGATCGGCGACGGGACCGCCGAGAGCGCGGCCGACCCGGCCCCGTCGGTCGAGCTGGACCTGCCCGCCGTACCCGTGGACGTGCCGGCGGCGACCCGCAGCCGACGTGGCCAGGAGGACCTGCGCGGTCTGCTGCTCGGCTTCGACGTCGACCCGCACGACGACCGGCGGGTGCTCGACGACTACCTCGTCGCGCGGCAGGCGGCCATCGAGGACGGACACCGGCCGCTGGCCGAGGAGATCGACCTGGTCACCGTCTTCGCCGACCTCGCCGAGTTGAGCCGCAACCGGCCGACCGGCGAGGAGGGCGGCGACGGCCCGCTGCACAGTGCCCGCGAGTACTTCCACACCTACCTGCAGAGCCTCGACGTGGAGCGGGCCGGGCTGCCGGCCTCGTTCCAGGCCAGGCTCGCCAAGGCGCTCGGGCACTACGGCGTGACCGAGCTGGACCGGTGCCCCGACCTCGAAGCCGCCGTGTTCCGGATCTTCCTCGCCCAGCAGCGCGCGTCCGCCGACGCCGCGGTCGTCGCGGCCCTGCTGCGCGCCTGGCTGCGGGAGCCGGCCCCGGACGGGGCCCTGCGCGAGCCGGCCGGCCTGACGATGGAGCGGCTGATCGCCGCGACGCAGGTCCGCTTCCCGGTGATCGCCGACCTGGCCCGCGGCGTGGTGTTCGCCTGGTTCGCCCAGCCGCTGCTGCGGCGCAACCGCGCCCGCGTCTACGCCCGCACCCGCGCGCACCTGCGGCACCTCGACGAGCAGCCGGACGCGCCGGACCGCGCCGAGCGGGTCGCCGAGATGGTCCGCAGCACCGAACCACTGGTGCGGGTCCTCGGCCAGCGACTCGTCCGCCACCACCTGGACAACGCGGTCATGCTGGAGGTGCTGACCCGGCGCTACTACGGCAACAAGGCCCTGACCGCCGTCCGCACCCGCGAGGTCGCCGGCTGTACCTTCGTGGTCGCCGAACGCGCCGACTCGTCCGTGGTCTCGACGGCGGTGACCTTCGACGCGCTGGGTGGCGCGCTGGACGGCCTCGCCGCGCTCGCCCGGGACGAGGACGCCCTCGACGCCGACGTCTACCTGTCCTGGGAGAACCAGCCGCAGGACCACGAGGCGATGGCCGCCGCGCTGCTCCAGGTGATCGCCGCGCACCCGCTGCCGCCGCAGGTCCGCCGGCTCACCACCACCGTCGCCGGCCGGGCCGCCGCGGTGATGCACCACCACTTCACCTTCCGCCCGTCGGAGACCGGGATGGCCGAGGAACGGCTGATCCGGGGCCTGCACCCGTACATCGCGCGGCGGATGCAGTTGGAGCGGCTGCACAAGTTCGACCTCACCCGGCTGCCGTCGCTGGACGAGGAGGTCTATCTCTTCCAGTGCGTGGCCCGCGAGAACCCGTCGGACCAGCGTCTCGTCGCGTTCGCGCAGGTGCGCGACCTGACCCCGCTGCGGGAGCGGGACGGGCGGCTGGTCGCGCTGCCGACGATCGAGGACGCCGTCGCGGCCTGCCTCGACTCGATCCGCAGCGCCCGGTCCCAGCGGTCGTCGAAGGTCCGCTTCCACACCAACCGGATCGTCATCTACGTCTGGCCGCCGAGCGACCTCACCCGGCGGGAGATGGAGATGATCGCCGAGCGGGTCCGCCCGACCACCGCGGGCGCCGGGCTGGAGGAGATCCTGTTCATCGCGCGGCAGCGCGACCACCGGACCGGTGAGCTGACCAAGATGGCCGTCCGGATCACCTTCGACGCCACCGGCGGCGCGACGCTGACCGTCGGTGAGCCGCCGGTCGAGCCGGTCGAGCCGCTCGACGACTACCGGCTGAAGGTGCTCCGCGCCAGCAGCCGCAACACGGTCTACCCGTACGAGCTGACCGGCCTGCTCGGCGAGTTCGTCGAGCACGACCTCGACGACGACCACGCGCTGGTGCCGGTGGACCGGCCCAAGGGGCGCAACAGCGCGGCCATCGTCGCCGGGGTGGTCACCACGCCCACCCCGCGACACCCGGAGGGCGTCACCCGGGTCGTGCTGCTCGGTGACCCCACCAAGTCGCTGGGCGCGCTGTCGGAGCCGGAGTGCCGGCGGGTGATCGCCGCGCTGGACCTGGCCGAGCGGTTGCGGGTGCCGCTGGAGTGGTACGCGCTCTCCGCCGGCGCCCGGATCTCCATGACCTCGGGCACCGAGAACATGGACTGGGTGGCCGCGGCGCTCAAGCGGATCGTGGAGTTCACCCAGGACGGCGGCGAGATCAACATCGTGGTGGCGGGCATCAACGTCGGCGCGCAGCCGTACTGGAACGCCGAGGCGACGATGCTCATGCACACCAAGGGCGTGCTGGTGATGACGCCGGACTCGGCGATGGTGCTCACCGGCAAGCAGTCGCTGGACTTCTCCGGTGGGGTGTCCGCCGAGGACAACTTCGGCATCGGCGGCTACGACCGGGTGATGGGTCCGAACGGGCAGGCGCAGTACTGGGCGCCGGACCTGCCGGCCGCCCGGGACGTGCTGATGGCGCACTACGACCACACGTACGTCGCGCCGGGCGAGGACGCGCCGCGCCGGGCCACCACCACCGACCCGGTCGACCGGGACGTCTCCACCTTCCCGCACACGGTCGCGGGCAGCGACTTCAGCACCGTCGGGGAGATCTTCTCCGCGACGGCCAACCCGGACCGGAAGAAGCCGTTCGACATCCGTACCGTGATGCGGGCGCTCGCCGACCAGGACCACCCGGTGCTGGAACGCTGGGCGGGCATGGCGGACGCGGAGACCGCGGTGGTGCAGGACGTGCACCTCGGCGGCATCCCGGTCTGCCTGCTCGGCATCGAGTCCCGGTCGGTGCCCCGGCGGGGCTTCCCGCCCACCGACGGGCCGGACACCTACACCGCCGGCACGCTCTTCCCCCGCTCGTCGAAGAAGGCCGCGCGGGCGATCAACGCGGCCAGCGGCAACCGGCCGCTGGTCGTGCTGGCCAACCTCTCCGGCTTCGACGGCTCACCGGAGTCGATGCGCAAGCTGCAACTGGAGTACGGCGCGGAGATCGGCCGGGCCATCGTGAACTTCCGCGGGCCGATCGTGTTCTGCGTGATCTCGCGCTACCACGGCGGCGCGTTCGTGGTCTTCTCCAAGGCGCTGAACCCCGGCATGACGGTGCTGGCCCTGGAGGGCTCGTACGCCTCGGTGCTCGGCGGCGCGCCCGCCGCGGCGGTGGTGTTCTCCGGTGAGGTGGACGCCCGTACCGCGGCCGACCCCCGGGTGCGGGACCTGGCGGCCCGCGTCTCGGCCGCGTCCGGCGCCGACCGGGCCGCGCTGACCGCGGAGCTGGACGAGCTGCGCTCCTCGGTACGCGCGGAGAAACTCGGCGAGGTGGCCGCGGAGTTCGACCGCGTGCACGACATCCGGCGCGCGGTCGAGGTGGGGTCGGTGGACGCCGTCATCCGCGCCGCGGAACTGCGTCCGCGCATCATCGAGGCCATCGAGGCCCGATTGGGATGA
- a CDS encoding cellulose-binding domain-containing protein, which produces MLNRQRRSALWISAAAATALAGAGVVATANAAQAAAGCRVDYSVTSQWPGGFTANVNLTNLGDPLSGWTVSWSFGAGQTVGQGWSATFAQSGSTVRASNVDYNGSLATNATTSFGFNGSWNNSSNPAPTTFAVNGVTCTGGVTPTTGTPPTSAPPTTPPPTGTPPTTPPPTSPPPTTTPPQAGAIYASPTGSASASGTQSNPTTLAAAITRVAAGGTVYLRGGTYNLAQTVTIAAGNNGTSGARKTLSAYPGEIPMLNFSAMTEDPANRGLAVNGSYWRVYGIVVERAGDNGIFVGGSNNVIERTITRFNRDSGLQISRIASDTPRDQWPANNLILSAESHDNADSDGEDADGFAAKLTVGTGNVFRYAVSHHNIDDGWDLYTKTDTGPIGPVTIEDSLSYNNGTLSNGTVNSNGDRNGYKLGGESIPVNHVVRRSIAYRNGKHGFTYNSNPGSMTISNNLGIDNTQRNFSFDAGTSVFRNNTSCRSTSSGTNDKTVGNVDGSNQFWTGTNGSRCATYAGALGWSFAADGRLVVTIGGRVVTL; this is translated from the coding sequence ATGCTCAACCGACAGCGCCGCAGCGCGTTGTGGATCTCCGCCGCCGCCGCGACGGCACTCGCCGGGGCCGGCGTCGTGGCCACCGCGAACGCCGCCCAGGCGGCGGCCGGCTGCCGAGTGGACTACTCGGTGACCTCGCAGTGGCCCGGTGGCTTCACCGCCAACGTCAACCTGACCAACCTGGGCGACCCGCTCAGCGGCTGGACCGTCAGCTGGTCGTTCGGCGCCGGGCAGACCGTCGGCCAGGGCTGGAGCGCCACCTTCGCCCAGAGCGGCAGCACGGTACGGGCGTCGAACGTCGACTACAACGGCAGCCTCGCCACCAACGCCACCACCTCCTTCGGCTTCAACGGCAGCTGGAACAACAGCAGCAACCCGGCGCCGACGACCTTCGCGGTCAACGGCGTCACCTGCACCGGCGGCGTCACCCCGACCACCGGCACTCCCCCGACCAGCGCACCGCCGACCACGCCGCCCCCCACCGGCACGCCGCCGACCACCCCGCCGCCCACGAGCCCGCCCCCGACGACCACCCCGCCGCAGGCCGGGGCGATCTACGCGTCGCCGACCGGCAGCGCGAGCGCGTCGGGCACCCAGTCGAACCCGACCACGCTCGCCGCGGCGATCACCCGGGTCGCCGCCGGTGGCACCGTCTATCTGCGCGGGGGGACCTACAACCTGGCGCAGACGGTGACCATCGCGGCGGGCAACAACGGCACCTCCGGCGCCCGCAAGACGCTGTCGGCGTACCCGGGTGAGATCCCGATGCTGAACTTCTCCGCGATGACCGAGGACCCGGCCAACCGGGGCCTCGCGGTGAACGGCTCGTACTGGCGGGTCTACGGCATCGTGGTCGAGCGCGCCGGCGACAACGGCATCTTCGTCGGCGGCAGCAACAACGTCATCGAACGGACGATCACCCGCTTCAACCGCGACAGCGGCCTGCAGATCTCCCGGATCGCCTCCGACACCCCCCGCGACCAGTGGCCGGCCAACAACCTCATCCTCAGCGCCGAGTCGCACGACAACGCCGACTCCGACGGGGAGGACGCCGACGGCTTCGCCGCGAAACTCACCGTCGGCACCGGCAACGTCTTCCGTTACGCCGTCTCGCACCACAACATCGACGACGGCTGGGACCTCTACACCAAGACCGACACCGGGCCGATCGGGCCGGTCACCATCGAGGACTCGCTCTCCTACAACAACGGCACGCTGAGCAACGGCACGGTCAACAGCAACGGTGACCGCAACGGCTACAAGCTCGGCGGGGAGAGCATCCCGGTCAACCACGTGGTCCGCCGCAGCATCGCGTACCGCAACGGCAAGCACGGGTTCACCTACAACAGCAACCCGGGCTCGATGACCATCTCGAACAACCTCGGCATCGACAACACCCAGCGCAACTTCTCGTTCGACGCGGGCACCTCGGTGTTCCGCAACAACACCTCCTGCCGCAGCACCAGCAGCGGCACGAACGACAAGACCGTCGGCAACGTGGACGGCTCCAACCAGTTCTGGACCGGCACGAACGGCTCCCGGTGCGCCACCTACGCCGGTGCCCTCGGCTGGTCCTTCGCCGCCGACGGCCGCCTCGTGGTGACCATCGGCGGCCGGGTGGTGACGCTCTAG
- a CDS encoding DUF72 domain-containing protein: MWTHRSWSGRFLPHPLPPHERLRAYAGWCTAVEGNTTFYATPARETVASWARQTDPDFRFVLKLPKVVTHERRLTGAEDELRAFLSAIEPLGPRIHALWVQVPGSFGPTDVPALTRFLRGLPTAHRYAVEVRHPAFFADGGAARTLEQALGAVGAEWVPFDTTAFFRTPPTSDAEREAWERKPRTPLRTRALTDRPIVRYLGRDDPARTVAGWQPWLDQVTDWLRQGRSPTFFVHTPDNADAPELARRFHDAVRARLPELAPLPEPAPVGPATLF; encoded by the coding sequence ATGTGGACGCACCGGTCCTGGTCGGGGCGCTTCCTGCCGCACCCGCTGCCGCCCCACGAGCGGCTGCGCGCCTACGCCGGCTGGTGCACGGCCGTCGAGGGGAACACCACCTTCTATGCGACCCCCGCCCGGGAGACGGTGGCGTCCTGGGCCCGGCAGACGGACCCCGACTTCCGGTTCGTGCTCAAGCTGCCGAAGGTGGTGACGCACGAACGCCGGCTCACCGGCGCCGAGGACGAACTGCGCGCCTTCCTGTCCGCGATCGAGCCCCTCGGCCCGCGGATCCACGCGCTGTGGGTCCAGGTGCCCGGCTCGTTCGGCCCCACCGACGTGCCCGCGCTCACCCGCTTCCTGCGCGGGCTACCCACCGCCCACCGGTACGCCGTGGAGGTCCGCCACCCCGCGTTCTTCGCCGACGGCGGGGCGGCCCGGACGCTGGAGCAGGCGCTCGGCGCGGTCGGCGCGGAGTGGGTCCCGTTCGACACCACCGCGTTCTTCCGTACGCCGCCGACCAGTGACGCCGAGCGGGAGGCGTGGGAGCGGAAGCCCCGCACCCCGCTGCGCACCCGCGCGCTGACCGACCGGCCGATCGTCCGTTACCTCGGTCGGGACGATCCGGCGCGGACGGTGGCGGGCTGGCAGCCGTGGCTCGACCAGGTCACCGACTGGCTGCGGCAGGGCCGCTCGCCCACCTTCTTCGTGCACACCCCGGACAACGCGGACGCGCCGGAGCTCGCCCGCCGGTTCCACGACGCGGTCCGGGCCCGACTGCCCGAGCTGGCGCCGCTGCCCGAGCCGGCCCCGGTCGGCCCCGCGACGCTGTTCTGA
- a CDS encoding multidrug effflux MFS transporter has translation MTAAEPIGTPGDRMTTRQRLRLVLVLGSLIAIGPLTIDMYLPALPAIAEELHTTSAGVQLTLTGTLAGLALGQLLIGPLSDAVGRRRPLLAGIGLHVVASVLCVVAPNIAVVGALRVLQGLGVAAASVVATAIVRDLFSGASFARLFSRLMLVMGAAPILAPTLGSGLLRWSDWRGVFVALAVFGVLLVTVAAFGIQETLPPARRRHGGIAGTARDYAALLRDRTFVGLVLVAGLSMAALFAYVAGSSFVFQEGYGLDEQEFGLAFGAGAVGLITATQLNVRLLRRYSPQRILVTALGAGSVAGLVLLGFAVTGVGGLATILASLWVVLAAAGLALPNAPALALSRHGEAAGTAAALLGAVQFGVGALAAPLVGVLGTGSAAMASVVAGGMVTATAVLLVVVRPARLAEMDPVPVPVPAH, from the coding sequence ATGACCGCCGCCGAGCCGATCGGGACGCCCGGTGACCGGATGACCACGCGGCAACGGCTGCGCCTGGTCCTCGTCCTCGGCTCGCTGATCGCGATCGGGCCGCTGACCATCGACATGTACCTGCCGGCGCTGCCGGCCATCGCCGAGGAGCTGCACACCACCTCGGCAGGCGTCCAGCTCACCCTGACCGGCACCCTCGCCGGCCTGGCCCTGGGCCAGTTGCTGATCGGCCCGCTCTCCGACGCGGTGGGCCGGCGCCGGCCGCTGCTCGCCGGTATCGGCCTGCACGTCGTGGCGTCCGTGCTCTGCGTGGTGGCCCCGAACATCGCGGTGGTCGGCGCGCTGCGGGTGCTCCAGGGGCTGGGCGTCGCGGCCGCCTCGGTGGTGGCGACCGCGATCGTCCGGGACCTGTTCAGCGGCGCCTCCTTCGCTCGGCTCTTCTCCCGCCTGATGCTGGTGATGGGGGCGGCCCCGATCCTCGCCCCGACCCTCGGCAGCGGTCTGCTGCGCTGGTCGGACTGGCGGGGCGTGTTCGTCGCCCTCGCGGTGTTCGGCGTCCTGCTGGTCACGGTCGCGGCGTTCGGCATCCAGGAGACCCTGCCGCCGGCCCGCCGCCGTCACGGCGGGATCGCCGGCACCGCGCGGGACTACGCCGCGCTGCTGCGCGACCGGACGTTCGTCGGCCTGGTCCTGGTTGCCGGGCTCTCCATGGCGGCGCTCTTCGCGTACGTGGCCGGCTCGTCGTTCGTCTTCCAGGAGGGGTACGGGCTGGACGAGCAGGAGTTCGGCCTCGCCTTCGGCGCCGGCGCCGTCGGCCTGATCACCGCCACCCAGCTGAACGTACGGCTGTTGCGCCGGTACTCGCCGCAGCGGATCCTCGTCACCGCGCTCGGCGCCGGCAGCGTCGCCGGGCTCGTGCTGCTCGGCTTCGCGGTGACCGGCGTCGGCGGCCTGGCGACGATCCTCGCGTCCCTGTGGGTGGTGCTCGCCGCCGCAGGGCTCGCCCTGCCGAACGCCCCCGCGCTGGCGCTGTCCCGGCACGGTGAGGCGGCCGGCACCGCCGCGGCGCTGCTCGGCGCGGTGCAGTTCGGCGTCGGGGCGTTGGCCGCACCGCTGGTCGGCGTCCTCGGCACCGGTAGCGCGGCGATGGCCTCGGTGGTGGCCGGCGGCATGGTCACCGCGACGGCCGTGCTGCTCGTCGTCGTCCGGCCGGCGCGACTGGCCGAGATGGATCCGGTCCCGGTGCCCGTCCCCGCGCACTGA
- a CDS encoding class I SAM-dependent methyltransferase encodes MSGVVDVDRPDGRAYADMSTYFRAKDSLLGALSGRVLEIGAGAGANFGRFPAGIEWVGLEPDPRRRRRLARTAAEHGHHHRIIPTGAEHVPLPDDSVDAVVATIVLCSVADPRRVLSEVRRVLRPGGTFVYFEHVAAPADTWSGRLQRAVAPLTRRWDGGCRPDRQTWRDIRAAGFREVDLRWFAWGKGLRVYDPYIAGTARG; translated from the coding sequence ATGAGCGGCGTGGTGGACGTCGACCGGCCGGACGGCCGCGCCTACGCGGACATGTCCACCTACTTCCGGGCCAAGGACTCGCTGCTGGGCGCCCTCTCCGGCCGGGTGCTGGAGATCGGTGCGGGTGCCGGGGCCAACTTCGGGCGCTTCCCGGCCGGTATCGAGTGGGTGGGGCTGGAGCCGGACCCGCGTCGCCGACGCCGACTGGCCCGTACCGCGGCCGAGCACGGCCACCATCACCGCATCATCCCGACCGGCGCCGAGCACGTTCCCCTGCCGGACGACAGCGTCGACGCCGTCGTGGCGACGATCGTGCTCTGCTCGGTCGCCGATCCGCGACGGGTGCTGTCGGAGGTGCGCCGGGTCTTGCGCCCCGGCGGCACCTTCGTGTACTTCGAGCACGTCGCCGCGCCGGCGGACACCTGGAGCGGCCGGCTGCAGCGCGCGGTCGCGCCGCTCACCCGGCGGTGGGACGGCGGGTGCCGCCCCGATCGCCAGACCTGGCGAGACATCCGGGCGGCCGGCTTCCGCGAGGTCGACCTGCGCTGGTTCGCCTGGGGGAAGGGCTTGCGGGTGTACGACCCCTACATCGCCGGTACGGCTCGCGGCTAG
- a CDS encoding helix-turn-helix domain-containing protein produces the protein MVNPDGSPQRRSLAQKLNYLFQTFHPGQSEPYSSRYVASAITAAAHERGDTKYEITHSYISLLRSGERDNPTMKHLEALAGFFGVPVSYFFTDDEAAGRIEQQRELLAAMADAGVREVAFRAAGLSPESLETIAEVLRQVRRLEGLDQDPPSVRS, from the coding sequence GTGGTGAATCCGGACGGATCACCTCAACGGCGATCGCTGGCGCAAAAGCTGAACTATCTGTTCCAGACCTTCCACCCAGGACAGAGCGAGCCCTACAGCTCCCGGTACGTCGCGAGTGCGATCACCGCTGCGGCACACGAGCGCGGCGACACCAAGTACGAGATCACCCACAGCTACATCTCCCTGCTGCGCAGCGGTGAGCGGGACAACCCGACGATGAAGCACCTCGAGGCGTTGGCCGGGTTCTTCGGCGTTCCGGTCTCCTACTTCTTCACCGACGACGAGGCCGCCGGTCGGATCGAGCAGCAGCGGGAACTGCTGGCCGCGATGGCCGACGCCGGCGTCCGCGAGGTCGCCTTCCGGGCGGCGGGCCTCTCCCCGGAGAGCCTCGAGACCATCGCCGAGGTGCTGCGTCAGGTGCGTAGGCTCGAAGGACTGGACCAGGACCCACCGAGCGTCCGTTCCTGA